The Anopheles merus strain MAF chromosome 2L, AmerM5.1, whole genome shotgun sequence genome has a segment encoding these proteins:
- the LOC121591421 gene encoding sulfated surface glycoprotein 185-like yields MSRMDCTHTSTDGRSRAIHLVQFLPPTLPPTPPSVPPPTLPPTPPSVPPPTPPSVPPPTPSSVPPPTLPPTPPSVPPPTPPSVPPPTLPPTPPSIPPSTPPPTTPFQPRFPRPKLQSRTKFCAALPSSLPKPEFLQQFLLSLQRMLLPLLLL; encoded by the exons ATGTCCCGGATGGattgcacgcacacatcaaCCGATGGTCGCTCACGCGCAATCCATCTGGTCCAG tttttacCGCCAACACTACCGCCAACACCACCGTCCGTACCACCGCCAACACTACCGCCAACACCACCGTCCGTACCACCGCCAACTCCACCGTCCGTACCACCGCCAACGCCATCGTCCGTACCACCGCCAACACTACCGCCAACACCACCGTCCGTACCACCGCCAACGCCACCGTCCGTACCACCGCCAACACTACCGCCAACACCACCGTCTATACCACCGTCAACGCCACCGCCAACAACACCATTCCAGCCTCGCTTCCCGAGACCAAAGCTACAGTCGAGAACAAAATTCTGCGCCGCCCTACCGTCGTCCCTGCCAAAGCCGGAGTTCCTGCAACAGTTTCTGCTGTCGTTGC